The genomic interval TAAAATTTTAAATAAGCTTCTTTTACTAATCAATATTGAATATATTTGAAGAAAAAAAATGAAAGCACTATTTGAAAAAGTACCCTCTTCGGTAGAAAGTTCTTTTAACGCATTTGTATATGAGGCTGAAAATTTTGAAACACCTTGGCATTTTCATCCTGAATATGAACTTACTTATATTGTAAAAGGAGAAGGTACCCGTTTTGTTGGTAATAGCGTTCAGGAGTTTAAAAAAAGGGATTTTGTATTGTTAGGTACAAATTTGCCGCATTATTGGAAAAATCATGATAACCTAAAAGGCGGAGTTCAATCGATTGTATTGCAATGGGACGATAGCGTTTTGGGCGAAAATTGGTTGGAGAAAAAAGAATTTCATTCTATAAAAAGGATATTATCAGATGCTTCAAAAGGACTCTCTTTCCGCACTATTGAAAACGATGTGATTCTCGAGCGGCTGCAAAAAATCATTACCCAAAAACCACTAGAAAAACTACTTGCCTTACTTCTACTTTTAGAAGAACTAAGCAAAATAAAAGAGGTGGAAACCCTTAGTTCAGACGGTTTTGTACCTAATCTAAACAGTAAAGCAAATGACCGAATAAATCTGATTTATAATTATATACAAGAAAATTACAATCAGAAAATTCGTCTGAATGAAATTGCCGATTTAGTGCACATGAATGAAGAAACCTTTTGTCGCTTTTTCAAAAAAAACTTAGGAAAGTCATTTTTCACTTTCGTGAATGAGTACCGCATCAATTTAATTTGCAAACAACTAATTGAAACCAAAAAACAGGTAAGCGAAATTGCCTATGAATGTGGGTATGAAAGTTTGCCTTTTTTTTATCGTCAGTTTCAAAAATTCATGAAATGCTCGCCTTTAGTATTTAGAAAAAAATACCATCTAGAGGATGTCGGCACTACTATTGAAATATAGAAAATATAAAAAAAGATTATAACATATAGAAACATAGATTTTATTTCGAAAAATTTCAGGAAAGTTTGCTAGAAGTTTTTTAAAAAAATATCTTTATCGATTAATCCCAAAATCAAAAAAATGAAAAAAATTAACCTACTACTTTTTGCATCCTTTTTACTGGCGCTTACCTCTTGCAGTTCGTCAGATGATGCTACTGCAGAAACAAATGCCAACTTGATTGTAAAATTAAAATTTGATGAAAATCAGGTTCGATTAGACAACTTAGGAAACCCTTCGGTTATAGCACAAGGAAATGCGGCACAAACACCTATAATGAATGAAATGAGTGCTCACTATTTAGAACTATCCCCTACTGCGAATACTTTAATAGGACAAGGTGAAGTTATTTACAAAGGTGAAGAAACAACCAAGGAGGTGAAAAAGCTATTGATTTTAGCAAAGAAAATTTTGTGAAAGACGAAGAAATGTTTTTAAAAATCCCTTTAAAAGATATTAAAAAGGGAAATTATGAGTGGCTTCGTATATCTGCTTCTTATCAAAATGGAAAAGTAAAAGCACTTTACAATGATGCCGAATACGATGCAATATTGACAAGCTTTTTAGGTTATAACACTTATATTGATAATTATACCATAAATGGTAAAAACGTAGTTATAAAAGCTAATAAACTACAATGTTATTGGGGTTTTGAAGCTTTATGGACTGTTATTGATGGTCAAGCACCAGCAGGAGCCATAACGGTTCCAAACCCAATTTACCAAACTTCTCCAATTCCAGAAGGTTCTTGCGTCCTGACAAGTAAATTTGATAAAGCTTTAGCTATTACAGTAAATGAGACAAAAGATGTAACGATTACTATTTCATTTTCTATAAACAATAGCTTTGAATGGAACGAAGTAAATGTTGATGGAAAATATGAACCTGCAGCGGGAGAAATTCCAGTAGATATGGGGTAACGAGGTCCTAAGTTAGCTGTGGATTAAAACCGAAAAAAGCATTATAAAAAATACATAAGAAAGCTGAAAAATTTCGCTCGTTTTGATTAGCATCTTTTTTCTAGCTTATAAAAAAACGCTTATAGTAGGATTTTAAAGTTCCTCTGTCAGCGTTTTTGTTTTTTCAACTATATTTACTTTTAAATTCAATCTGAGTGCTCCTTTTAGATTTCATCTTTTCTTGAAGCAATTTTCTATTCATAATATTATAAAGTGGAAATCGTTAGTCTTAATTATTTTTATCATTCTCAAAACCAGTAGCTCTAGGGTTTTGAATTTGACTTTCATATCTCTTTCCATCTTCGCCTGTAAACTCTTTGAAATAATGATAGTAAGAACCATAACCTCCATTATCATTTTCTTCTTTTAAACGCAGTTTTTGCCATTCATTGAAATATTTTGTGGCTTCTTTTTGGTCGCCTATTAAAAAGAAATAATCATTTTTAGAGATTACTTTTCCTAATTTATCAGTCAGTTCCAGATTGACAAAGAACTTTGACTTTACCGTTTTCAGTACTTTTTCATTTATAGGAAAAAACGATTTGGCACTATTTTCCTCAATTTTTGACACTTCAAAATTTTTGGTTGAAATCACCGCACCCGAGTCATCTTTCATTTCAAACTTCACCTTACAGTCTTTATATTCTTTATAAAAATCATTAATGATCCAAATATTTCCAATAAAAGCTTCTTTAGTATCCCAACGGCGTTTTTTGAATTCAAAATTTACCAATAAGGGCTGATAAGCCTTTTGAACAAAATAATAGGAGTTTTTTGGTTTTCTGTAATTATCTACAATCGCCCATTTCATATCAGGACCATAAGTGATATAATGGCACAATGCAATACCACTTAAACTTGGTTTGTCACGTCGGAAATGTTCGATTCCGTTTTGGAAAATAATTCCTTGTGCATCTTGCGTTGCATTGACAAACTCTTCCAACGAACCTTTCATTTCACTATTAAAGACATCCCAGTTTTGCATACGCAAATGCGTCAAATCGGCCCAGTGGTGACCCCAGCTCAATCCCGGAGGCCACATTTCATTTTCAGGAATAAATTTTTTCAAACTCTCTACCGATGGCACAGAGGTAATAGCAAATTCAGGAACAATTGGAAATCCGTTTGCATTTGTTTGGTACCAATCTTCGTGCAACCATCGTCCCATTTCATAAAAATAACGCAAAGCATGAACCGCTTCTTTTGGTTTAAATCCCGCTTGTTGTCCTACATGATCCGTCATTGGTGAATCGGGGACATACGGCAAGTTCACATGAGCTTGCAAGGAATCACCTAAACGCTCCAAAAACTGTCGCCCGAATTTTGGATCACGGGTACGGAACATCATTTCTTCTCCACCTTCCATCATGATTAATGAAGGATGATTTCTACGAGCCACAACGACCTTCACTCCTTCGTTAAAAATTTCAGCTAAGTTTTTCTCATCCGATGGAATATTACCTGTTCCTAGCGGAATGATGTCTTGCCAAACGGTCATACCCATTTCATCACAATATCGATAAAACTCAGGAATTTCTGGAGGATGCCATCCGA from Flavobacterium sp. YJ01 carries:
- a CDS encoding AraC family transcriptional regulator, which translates into the protein MKALFEKVPSSVESSFNAFVYEAENFETPWHFHPEYELTYIVKGEGTRFVGNSVQEFKKRDFVLLGTNLPHYWKNHDNLKGGVQSIVLQWDDSVLGENWLEKKEFHSIKRILSDASKGLSFRTIENDVILERLQKIITQKPLEKLLALLLLLEELSKIKEVETLSSDGFVPNLNSKANDRINLIYNYIQENYNQKIRLNEIADLVHMNEETFCRFFKKNLGKSFFTFVNEYRINLICKQLIETKKQVSEIAYECGYESLPFFYRQFQKFMKCSPLVFRKKYHLEDVGTTIEI
- a CDS encoding sugar-binding domain-containing protein is translated as MERKLVKCITFFISLFWILGSYAQPNTTLSLEDSSQQMLDLSGYKWRFKMMAPGEGVKKGLHKLPAEDIETLVWNNAKVPGDVYTDLWKAGVIEDPHFGRNSVKAQWVQQYEWWYALQFSITEGIENQMVDLVFESVDYSCEVWLNGHYLGKHEGVFSPFSFNVNDYLRIHKWDFLKGRNMLVVKLDTPPQVNAFVAGKKTPWFGDYWRDITPIGIVGPVKLIRTGKIRFKDVYANNKINKDGSADVSLEITVENTNPVAKECSFEAVLNGKNFKMKEEKVVLKKTISPGTHKVIQKIHLKDAKLWWPWDLGDQNLYIAKIAIKDGKLNQDVNETTFGIREVTSKWNPGFVKDVDVSFPRSTYINGKFHFIRSACWGGPPNIFVGRTEISDYKELIRLAKEMNMNNIRIFGWHPPEIPEFYRYCDEMGMTVWQDIIPLGTGNIPSDEKNLAEIFNEGVKVVVARRNHPSLIMMEGGEEMMFRTRDPKFGRQFLERLGDSLQAHVNLPYVPDSPMTDHVGQQAGFKPKEAVHALRYFYEMGRWLHEDWYQTNANGFPIVPEFAITSVPSVESLKKFIPENEMWPPGLSWGHHWADLTHLRMQNWDVFNSEMKGSLEEFVNATQDAQGIIFQNGIEHFRRDKPSLSGIALCHYITYGPDMKWAIVDNYRKPKNSYYFVQKAYQPLLVNFEFKKRRWDTKEAFIGNIWIINDFYKEYKDCKVKFEMKDDSGAVISTKNFEVSKIEENSAKSFFPINEKVLKTVKSKFFVNLELTDKLGKVISKNDYFFLIGDQKEATKYFNEWQKLRLKEENDNGGYGSYYHYFKEFTGEDGKRYESQIQNPRATGFENDKNN